ACGAGCTATCGCCGGGCTCGGGACTAATGGTCCATGGCGACGACGTGCATTATGGTATTGCCGAAGGCAAGAACACATTGCTGCGGGCGGTGCTTATGTTTTCGCCCATTATTCTGGAGTCACGGCCTGCTGCTCTGGAAGGGCTTAACAGGCTCGCAGGAATGACGGCGTTTGCTCTCAACTCCGTGGAGACAAACAACGTTGAACTGCTGCTGAGAAATATCAAGGACGAGATATCAGGAAAGCGATACGGCTGGCATGAGCTTGTTTTATGTGAGCTGGAGCGTTTTGTGCTTATAGTCAGCCGCGCCGCAACCACCGGATCGGCCGGAGTCAAAAAACCCAACCCGCTTGTCAAGGAAGTCATCTCTCATCTCAATGCTTCATACGCCAATAGGCAATCTATCGAAGACATAGCTAACGTATGCTGCATATCGCCATCGACACTGCGCAGAGTCTTCAAACAGGAGACCGGACTCGGGATTAAAGAGTTTATCATCCAAATACGCATTAACGCCGCAAAGAGACTGCTGGAAAGCTCGGACGCGAAAGTTGCAGCAGTTGCATACTCAGTCGGATATGACAGCCTTTCAGCCTTTAACAGAGAGTTCAGGCTTGTAACCGGGATCAACCCATCCGACTACCGAAAGTCATCTCATTAAATTAGTGTATGTAGTTTTTCCAATTGCACTTTCTGATAAGGCATGTAATAATACGCTTAGCAATAAAGTATTCTGGCATAATAATAAATGAGAAATAGAAGATATGCTTTCGTCAAATCTGCCGGAAGAGAATGGTTTCTTAACCTAATATATCTTCTTACTGCAGGGGGAGAAGTGGTATGGGAAGAAGAGGTTTTACACTTATCGAACTGCTGGTAGTAATAGCGATAATTGCTATCCTGGCAGCGATTATCTTTCCTGTATTATCGACAGCGAAAGACAAAGCAAAAGTGACAACATGCACAAACAACCTATCACAAATCACTCGCGCGTGCATTATGTACGCAGATGATTTTGACGGTACACTGCCAGGTCTCAACCTTTATACCACAGCAACCGGCAATGGAGACATCATCACCGACATAGCGAACGACACTTCGAAAGGCGTCATCTTCAAATACATCAGGAGCAAAAAAGTCTTTAAATGTCCGTCTGACCCCAGAGCGACCGACCCTGCTTACAAAGACACAGACTATTTCAGTTATACAATGAATGCATACTGCACATGGGCAACCCGGAATGCCGCTACTGGGAATTACACCGGCACTCTCTCATATGATGGAAGAATGAAAGCAAATCGAGTAGGAGTAAAAATAAATTTGTTCTTCAATACCAGTCAAAACATCTTTCTGGTGGAAGAAGCTCCGGTCGCTACAGTAAATGCGTCGAAAGGCTTGGATGATGCGCTGTTTTGCCAGAACAATGCAACCAGCACGGTCCATCATAATCGCGCTCAGGTATCATATCTTGATGGACATATAGGGCAAGTGCCGGGAAACGTGCCATGGTACACTGCCAAGTTTGGAGGAAAATTCCTTTTCCATCCGTAAGACTCGATTACCTCAAATATTGCATGGTCTCTTTTCGATACATTTTGGCTGGTTTTCGGTAGCACGCAACTAATTGTTCTGTCATACTAGGTAATGTAATCACACTAGTATGGAGGCATAAGTTGTCCAGACCGGCAGCGCTCATCGATAAAGCTATTACAGCGGACCATGAAGACATGTTCCGCTGGCCCATCGTCACCAGAGAAGACGAAGAGGCCGTGCTGGATGTGCTCAGGCGCACGGCCATGTCGGGCACCGATATCACTGCGCTCTTTGAGAGCGAATTTGCACAGTGGCAGAAGACAAAATATGCTCTCGGCTTCAACAACGGCACTTCGGCCATTCTTTCTGCGATGTTCGGCTGCGGAGTATGCGCGGGCGATGAAATAATCTGCCCCTCGATCACCTACTGGGCTTCCTGCCTGCCATGCTACAGCCTCGGCGCAACCCCTGTATTCGCTGAGATAGACCCACACACACTCTGCATTGATCCGGCAGATATGGAAAACAGGATTTCAGACTGCACAAAAGCAATAGTGGTCGTCCACTACGTCGGCCACCCCTGCGATATGGACCCGATAATGGAAATCGCTCGCAAACATGATCTAAAAGTTATTGAAGACGTCTCCCATGCTCAGGGCGGTCTATACAAAGGCAGAAAACTCGGTACTATAGGTGATGTAGGCGCAATGTCGCTTATGAGCGCTAAGGCTTTTGCCGTCGGTGAGGCGGGAATGCTTGTCACCGACGACCTCGAAATATACGAAAGAGCGATTGCGTTCGGCCACTATGATAAATACAATTCGAATATCCGGACCCCGTCTCTGGTGCCATTCGCAGGTCTGCCGCTCGGCGGTTACAAGTTTAGAATGCATCAGATGAGTTCTGCAGTGGGGCGCGTACAGCTCAAGTATTATGATGAGCGTATGGCCGAGATACAGCAAGCTATGAACTATTTCTGGGACCGGCTCGACGGCGTCCCGGGTATCAGGGCGCATCGGACAGACCCCGGATCAGGTTCCACAATGGGCGGCTGGTATTTCGCGCACGGACTTTATGTGCCGGAAGAACTTGGCGGTCTGTCGATCACGCGCTTCTGCAAGGCGCTGCAAGAACAGGGCTGTGAAATGTGTAACGCAGGCTGCAATATGCCTCTGCATCTGCACCCACTCTTCAATACTTGTGATGTATATGGTCAAGGCAGACCCACCCGCATCGTCAACAGCATCAAGGATGTTCGCCAAGGCAGAGGCTGCCTGCCGATAAGCGAAGGCATAGGAAAGCGCACTTTCGCCGTGCCATGGTTCAAGCACTATTGGCCAGAGGTCATCGACGAATACGTAGAGGCTTTCAAAGCAGTAATAAATAACTATAAGGCACTGCTTGATGATGACCCAGGTGATCCTGAACAAATGGGAAACTGGCATTTCTTTAGACATTCGGCATAAATGGGAGGAAAAATGCGAAAAGCCGTATATGCTTTCGGAATAATAGGAGCGGGAAACGTCGCGAGTCTTCATGCCGAGGCAATAAGTCGGATCGAACAAGCGCGCTTTGTCGGGGCAACAGCCATACCATTTGATGCCGCTCGCTCATTCGCTGAAAAACACGATGCCAGGGCTTACAAAAGCGTAGACGATATAGCTGCCGATCCGGATATAGACATCGTGACAATATGCACGCCTTCGGGTCTGCACGCCGGGCAAGCGGTGAAGCTGCTTGAATCGGGTAAGCACGTTATAGTCGAAAAGCCGCTCGCCATTTCTCTTGACGGGGCGGATGCAGTAATAGATGCTGCAAATCGAACTGGGATGAAGCTGGGTGTTGTCTCGCAGAGGCGCTATGATCCTGCACTCGCTGCAATAAAGTCAGCGGTCGACAGAGGCCAGTTCGGAAAGCTGGTCCTGCTCAACGGCCATGTTCATTATTATAGAGAATCCGATTACTACTCATCCAGCAACTGGAGAGGCACCTGGAATATGGACGGCGGCGGCGCTCTAATGAACCAGGGAATACATGCTGTCGATCTGATCAGGTGGATCGGTGGGCCGGTAAAGAGCATTTACTCAAATGCGCGGACACTCCACCATGACATCGAGGTTGAAGACACCCTTGTGGCCTCTCTGGAGTTTGAAAACGGCACACTGGGCACAATCGAAGCGACGACATGCGCCTATCCTGGTTTGCATGTGCGTATAGAAATAATGGGGGATGCAGGAACGGCTATAATTGAAGACAGCGATGTAGTATACTGGAAATTAAAAGATGAAGCGCCCTGCCCTATCCTGTCCAAAGACAGCTCAATCGGCAGCGGGGCTAACAGCCCCATGGCTTTTTCGGCTGCCGGGCATATCGCTCAGTTCGAGGATTTTATCAGCGCAGTCGATGAAGACCGAAAACCGGCAATTGACGGGATCGAAGGACGCAAGGCTGTCGAGATCGTGCTTGGCGCGTATGCGTCGAGCCGGGCAGGCAAACCGATTAGTCTACCTCTTGTGACCGAGACAGCCGGCCTTTAGCATCTTACTCAACCATTTGGAGGTAGTGTTTTGTCAGAGAAAATACGAACAGCAATAATAGGTCTGGATACCAGTCACAGCGTCGAGTTCTCCAGGAGTATAAATGATCCCGAGTGCCCGGCGGAGCGTAAGATTGATGGAATGCAGGTAGTCAGTTGCCTGCGGTTCTCCACTCCGTTTCAGAGTGAAGAGGGTCTGGATAAAAGACAGGAGCAGTTGGAATCATGGGGCGTGCCTGTCACACTCGATTTCGATGAAGCCATAGCCGACTGCGATGCGATCATGCTCGAGGTAAACGACCCGACATATCACCTGGAGTATTTCAAGAAATGCGCAGACCTTGGCAAGCCAATCTTTCTGGACAAGCCTCTTGCAGACACTATCCAAAACGGCAAAGCCATCTACGATCTGGCCGCGTCCAAGAATCTCAGAATCTTCTCTACATCATCGCTGAGGTTTACAAGTGAGCTTGCAGAGGCCTCCAGTCAGATACCGCAGCCGAAAATGGTCTGGACATACGGCCCGCTCGGCAAGGCCCCGGCAGGCAGTTCCATCATATGGTACGGAGTCCATGCTTTCGAGATGCTTCAGAGGGCTATAGGAAGCGGAGCTGTTAGCGTGCAGTCGGCCAATACCTCGACCGGCGTGGTTTGCACAGTCGATTATGACGACGGACGCCGTGGAGTAGTCGAGCTGACTGAGGGCAGTTGGATCTATGGCGGATGTCTGAGAGATAAAGAGCATGCAGTCTCTTACAGTGTGGATATGTCAAAAGCATACACATCCATGCTCCGCAAAGTCGAAGCATTCTTCAAGGGGACCGAGCAGCCCGCAACTCTGGACGATGCGCTTGAAATTATGGCGCTTCTGGATGCAGCGGAGAAATCGTCACAGTCGCATAAGCTGGAAAAGGTTGTGCGCGGATAAATGACAAGCAGAGAGCTGGTAACCAGGTGCATTAACTATGACGGACCGGATCGCTGCCCATGCTGTTTGCCGGAACCATATATTAACGACTTATGCATCGGCGGAATCGGTGAGGACCCTGACTGGAAACCCTGGCGAACATGGGAATGCGAAGGCTACAGGCAGTGGGAAGACGAGTGGCACAACGTATGGAAATGCCTGCCGAATACTACGTCAGGCGAAGTCATAGAGGGCGTCATAAAGGACTGGTCCGACCTGGACAGTTATATAATGCCTCGCCTGGACCTGCCTCTGCGATATGAGGGCGCAAGAGACCTCTTCTCGCAAAACCAGGATAAATACAGGCTTGGAGTGCTGCGCGGTTTTCCGTTTGCGCTCATGCGTTATATGCGCAGGATCGAGGAGTTTCTTGCAGATGTGCTGCTCTACCCGGACGAAGTCAACGCTCTTCAGAGACGGATCGTCGATCTGCTCAAGGGCTGTATGACACAGTGGGCAAGGGTCGGTGCCGATGGTGTATTTTTTTGCGAAGACTGGGGCACTCAGGAGAGGCTGCTCGTCTCGCCCAAGACCTGGCATGAAATGTTCGAGTGGGGTTTCAGAGAGTTGGTGGGACATGCGGACAGCCTGGGGCTAACAGTATGGATGCACTCCTGCGGATACATAAAAGATATCATCCCCACTCTGGCGGATATTGGCGTTAAGGTCCTTCAGCTCCATCAGCCGACTCTCTCCGGCCTGGACTTCCTAGCCCAGACATGCAAAGGCAAGACGGCTATCTGGGCGCCTGTCGATATCCAGCGTGATCTGCCGACGGGCAATGAGCCATATATTCGAGAACGGGCGCGGGAACTCATAGACAAGCTCGGATCCAACGGCGGCGGGTTTATATGCGGATATTACAATGACATAAAGTCGCTCGGTGTTAAGCCTGAGTGGCAGGGATGGGCGCACGATGAGTTCACCAAATACGCCGGGTCAGTAGCTCGCAAATAATCAATACAAAATATCAAATATAAAATCGGGTTGCGCCCTCTCCCCCAGGAGAGGGAGTTGAGTGGCGCAATCTATAGAAGGATAATAAACAGTGGAAAGCAATGAAGTAAGGTTCGGCATAATAGGCTGCGGTGTGATTGCGCCGTGGCATGCATTCGGCATAGAAGGTTCGGAGGGAGCCGGACTGGTCGCGGTCTGCGATATCATTAAAGAAAAGGCCGAAGCTCTCGCAGAGAAGAACGGCAGCCCGAAGGTTTATACAGATTATAAAGAACTGCTTGCCGACCCGGAGGTAGACGCAGTCTGCATATGCATACCATCCGGTCTGCATGCCAAGATAGGAATAGACGCGGCAAAAGCAGGCAAGCATGTCTTATCCGAAAAGCCGATGGATATTAAACTCGAAAATATCGACGCGCTGATAGAGGCCTGCCATAAGGCAAATGTTAAGCTGGGCGGGGTCTTCCAGAGGAGAACATCCCAAAACTGGATCAAGGTCAGGGATGCGGTGCGCGGCGGCAAGCTCGGCAAGATGGTCCTGGGCGATGCATATATCAAATACTATCGAAGCCAGGAATACTACGATTCAGGCGACTGGCGCGGCACCTGGGAGCTAGACGGCGGCGGAGCTTTAATGAACCAGGGCGTCCACTGCATAGACCTGCTCAACTGGATAATGGGGCCTATCGAGAGTATCTACGCGCATGCAGCGCCGCTTGTGCGCAATATTGAGGTCGAAGATACCGCCGTTGCTGCGATCAAGTTTGCAAACGGCGCGTTCGGTGTGCTCGAAGGCACCACGTCCGTTAACCCCGGGCTCAACCACCGGCTCGAGTTTCACGGCGATAAGGGCAGCATACGAGTCGAGGGAGAGCAGATTATTGAGTGGAGCGTCCCAGGGGAAGAAATGTCCGAGAGCGGCGACGACACAAAAGATACGGCCGCATCTAACCCGACGGACATCTTTAAGGAAGGCCATCGTATTATAATACAGGACTTCGTCCGCGCAATACAGGAAGACCGCGACCCGATGGTAACGGGCGAGGAGGCTCGCAAGGCAGTCGAGCTGATACTGGCAATCTACAAATCGTCTAAGACAGGAATGCCCGTAACATTACCTCTCAAATAGAACTGCGGAGGCTCGGAAACATGATGGTTGGGGGTATTCCTGCCCCCAACCACTCTTCTCGGGCATTCTTGCCCGAAACGCCGACCCTCACAAATCACGTCCGTGGCAAGAATACCCCGGACGATCAGCATTGAGGTAGGAATAGAGTAATGATAATAGACGCGCACAATCATCCTGACTGGCACGGTCACAATCTGGACCGTTTCCTGAAAAACATGGATGATCACAATATTGATATTACATGGCTGCTCTCGTGGGAAACACCGGCAGATGAGCATGACCCGGCGTTTTTGCCTGTGCTTCCACCTGAAGCCGGCACCGATTGCGCCATCTCCTTCGACAGGTGCATCTCTTATGCCGAACGGGCGCCGGGCAGGTTCATCCTTGGCTATACACCCGACCCTCGAAAGCCCGACGCCATAGACAAACTCGATGCGGCTATCCGAATCTATGGAGTGCGCATATGCGGCGAGTTGAAGTTCAGGATGATGTATGACAACCCCGATGCCCTGCGCATGTTCCGGTTCTGCGGCGAGAAGGGGCTGCCGGTGATTGTCCACTTGGACTATGAGTTCGAGACATACGCCAAATACCCGCGCCCAAACTACTGGTACGGCGGCGGCATCGAAGCGCTGGAAAGGGCAGTAAAAGCCTGCCCGGACACGATATTCCTCGGACATGCTCCAGGCTTCTGGGCGCACATATCAGGCGATGACAAGTTCGACAAAGAGCCCTACCCCACTGGCAAGGTGGAGCCTGGTGGAAAGCTCATAGATATGCTTGATACTTACCCGAACCTGTATTGCGATATATCCAGCGGCTCAGGCTGCAACGCTCTCAGCCGAGACCCCGAGTTCGGTCGACAGTTCCTGATCGACTACAGCGACAGGATATTGTATGCTCGCGATTATTTCGACAACAAGCACCAGGAGTTCATTAACTCTCTCGATCTGCCCAAAGAAGTGACAAATCAAATCTACTCCGGTAATGCATTAAAACTTGTTCCACTTAATAATAAGTAAGAAGGTAGTAAACCAATGAAGTGTTCTAATGAAACAGCTAACAATCATCTTCCGGCAATAGCAGGCGGAGCACCTGCTAAGAGCGAGCCTTACGGCTCCGGCAAGAGATATGTCGAGGAAGAGCTCAGCCAGCTCCGGGAAGCTCTGGATCAGGGAACACTCTTTTACGCTCAAGGCAATAAAGTCCATGATATGGAACAGCACTTTGCCCGGATCACAGGAACAAAACACGCCGTCGCCACTAGCAGCGGCACTGCCAGCATACATACTGCCATAATGGCCGCCGGTATATCGCCGGACGATGAGGTGATTGTCACCCCCATCACCGACATGGGCTCCCTTGTTCCGATACTCTGGCAGGGAGCGGTGCCTGTCTTCGCCGATGTCGACCCTCGCTCATATGTCATGGACCCGAAGTCGGTAGAAAAGTGCATCACGGATAAAACCCGCGCGGTCCTGGCGGTCCACCTTTGGGGCAACGCATGCGACCTTGATGCAATGAAATCGCTGTGCGACAAACATGGCATTTTTCTTATCGAGGACTGCGCTCAGGCCTGGGGCTGCACGTATGACGGAAAATATATCGGCAGTATCGGCGATATCGGCTGCTTCAGCCTCAATGAGTTCAAGCATATATCCTGTGGCGACGGCGGCGTTGTTGTCACCAACGACGACAATCTGGCCCGCCGCCTTCGCCTCTCAACCGATAAATGCTACGACCGCGAGCCAGGCAAAGCCATGCGCCGGGCATTCTTCCTTGCAAACAACTATAGAATGACCGAACTTCAGGGTGCCGTAGCTCTTGCCCAGAGCTACAAGCTGGAAAGCATAGTCTCCAGGCGCAGAGCCTGGGCCACAAAGCTAAATGAACGATTGTCAGATGTAAAGGGAATCCTCACCCCGAAGCCGACTGACAAATGCGACCCATCGTGGTGGTTCTTTATGTTCAGGATCGATCAGAATGCGCTCAAGGCAGATGCCGATGAGTTTGCAAAAGCTCTGCAGGCTGAAGGACTCGGAGCGGGCGCGCATTATATAGCCCAGTGCGTATACGAATACCCATTATTTGCAGACCACAGCGCATTCGATCACGGCGACCACCCATTTGCAAGGGTGAGCTACTGCAAGGGAATGTGTCCTGTAGCTGAATCTGTTTTGGATACTGCCATCACGCTGCCGGTCAATGAGAACTTCACTGACAAGGACCTGGAAGAGACAGTGGAAGCAGTCGTTAAGGTTGCCGGCTGGTTTTCTGCGTAACTTTACGCCAACTAAGGCCGCCATGATCCTCAGACAGCCTGTTACGATAGGCTAGATCATGGCGGTCTTTTTCAAGCATCTCGGCGGTAATATCCACCTCTGTGTCCATCTGATCGGGTGGGATTTTCTCGACCGGGAAAGGCGTCTTGTGTCCCGTGAATCCTCGCCTTTGCA
The nucleotide sequence above comes from Armatimonadota bacterium. Encoded proteins:
- a CDS encoding AraC family transcriptional regulator encodes the protein MADSDIRARSHMQKLFRDGDLPVLISWSTYVPEAHYHSEVEFSIALRGNGRYFVKDTAYELSPGSGLMVHGDDVHYGIAEGKNTLLRAVLMFSPIILESRPAALEGLNRLAGMTAFALNSVETNNVELLLRNIKDEISGKRYGWHELVLCELERFVLIVSRAATTGSAGVKKPNPLVKEVISHLNASYANRQSIEDIANVCCISPSTLRRVFKQETGLGIKEFIIQIRINAAKRLLESSDAKVAAVAYSVGYDSLSAFNREFRLVTGINPSDYRKSSH
- a CDS encoding prepilin-type N-terminal cleavage/methylation domain-containing protein, whose product is MGRRGFTLIELLVVIAIIAILAAIIFPVLSTAKDKAKVTTCTNNLSQITRACIMYADDFDGTLPGLNLYTTATGNGDIITDIANDTSKGVIFKYIRSKKVFKCPSDPRATDPAYKDTDYFSYTMNAYCTWATRNAATGNYTGTLSYDGRMKANRVGVKINLFFNTSQNIFLVEEAPVATVNASKGLDDALFCQNNATSTVHHNRAQVSYLDGHIGQVPGNVPWYTAKFGGKFLFHP
- a CDS encoding DegT/DnrJ/EryC1/StrS family aminotransferase, translating into MSRPAALIDKAITADHEDMFRWPIVTREDEEAVLDVLRRTAMSGTDITALFESEFAQWQKTKYALGFNNGTSAILSAMFGCGVCAGDEIICPSITYWASCLPCYSLGATPVFAEIDPHTLCIDPADMENRISDCTKAIVVVHYVGHPCDMDPIMEIARKHDLKVIEDVSHAQGGLYKGRKLGTIGDVGAMSLMSAKAFAVGEAGMLVTDDLEIYERAIAFGHYDKYNSNIRTPSLVPFAGLPLGGYKFRMHQMSSAVGRVQLKYYDERMAEIQQAMNYFWDRLDGVPGIRAHRTDPGSGSTMGGWYFAHGLYVPEELGGLSITRFCKALQEQGCEMCNAGCNMPLHLHPLFNTCDVYGQGRPTRIVNSIKDVRQGRGCLPISEGIGKRTFAVPWFKHYWPEVIDEYVEAFKAVINNYKALLDDDPGDPEQMGNWHFFRHSA
- a CDS encoding Gfo/Idh/MocA family oxidoreductase, which translates into the protein MRKAVYAFGIIGAGNVASLHAEAISRIEQARFVGATAIPFDAARSFAEKHDARAYKSVDDIAADPDIDIVTICTPSGLHAGQAVKLLESGKHVIVEKPLAISLDGADAVIDAANRTGMKLGVVSQRRYDPALAAIKSAVDRGQFGKLVLLNGHVHYYRESDYYSSSNWRGTWNMDGGGALMNQGIHAVDLIRWIGGPVKSIYSNARTLHHDIEVEDTLVASLEFENGTLGTIEATTCAYPGLHVRIEIMGDAGTAIIEDSDVVYWKLKDEAPCPILSKDSSIGSGANSPMAFSAAGHIAQFEDFISAVDEDRKPAIDGIEGRKAVEIVLGAYASSRAGKPISLPLVTETAGL
- a CDS encoding Gfo/Idh/MocA family oxidoreductase translates to MSEKIRTAIIGLDTSHSVEFSRSINDPECPAERKIDGMQVVSCLRFSTPFQSEEGLDKRQEQLESWGVPVTLDFDEAIADCDAIMLEVNDPTYHLEYFKKCADLGKPIFLDKPLADTIQNGKAIYDLAASKNLRIFSTSSLRFTSELAEASSQIPQPKMVWTYGPLGKAPAGSSIIWYGVHAFEMLQRAIGSGAVSVQSANTSTGVVCTVDYDDGRRGVVELTEGSWIYGGCLRDKEHAVSYSVDMSKAYTSMLRKVEAFFKGTEQPATLDDALEIMALLDAAEKSSQSHKLEKVVRG
- a CDS encoding uroporphyrinogen decarboxylase family protein; protein product: MTSRELVTRCINYDGPDRCPCCLPEPYINDLCIGGIGEDPDWKPWRTWECEGYRQWEDEWHNVWKCLPNTTSGEVIEGVIKDWSDLDSYIMPRLDLPLRYEGARDLFSQNQDKYRLGVLRGFPFALMRYMRRIEEFLADVLLYPDEVNALQRRIVDLLKGCMTQWARVGADGVFFCEDWGTQERLLVSPKTWHEMFEWGFRELVGHADSLGLTVWMHSCGYIKDIIPTLADIGVKVLQLHQPTLSGLDFLAQTCKGKTAIWAPVDIQRDLPTGNEPYIRERARELIDKLGSNGGGFICGYYNDIKSLGVKPEWQGWAHDEFTKYAGSVARK
- a CDS encoding Gfo/Idh/MocA family oxidoreductase translates to MESNEVRFGIIGCGVIAPWHAFGIEGSEGAGLVAVCDIIKEKAEALAEKNGSPKVYTDYKELLADPEVDAVCICIPSGLHAKIGIDAAKAGKHVLSEKPMDIKLENIDALIEACHKANVKLGGVFQRRTSQNWIKVRDAVRGGKLGKMVLGDAYIKYYRSQEYYDSGDWRGTWELDGGGALMNQGVHCIDLLNWIMGPIESIYAHAAPLVRNIEVEDTAVAAIKFANGAFGVLEGTTSVNPGLNHRLEFHGDKGSIRVEGEQIIEWSVPGEEMSESGDDTKDTAASNPTDIFKEGHRIIIQDFVRAIQEDRDPMVTGEEARKAVELILAIYKSSKTGMPVTLPLK
- a CDS encoding amidohydrolase family protein; the protein is MIIDAHNHPDWHGHNLDRFLKNMDDHNIDITWLLSWETPADEHDPAFLPVLPPEAGTDCAISFDRCISYAERAPGRFILGYTPDPRKPDAIDKLDAAIRIYGVRICGELKFRMMYDNPDALRMFRFCGEKGLPVIVHLDYEFETYAKYPRPNYWYGGGIEALERAVKACPDTIFLGHAPGFWAHISGDDKFDKEPYPTGKVEPGGKLIDMLDTYPNLYCDISSGSGCNALSRDPEFGRQFLIDYSDRILYARDYFDNKHQEFINSLDLPKEVTNQIYSGNALKLVPLNNK
- a CDS encoding DegT/DnrJ/EryC1/StrS family aminotransferase, translated to MKCSNETANNHLPAIAGGAPAKSEPYGSGKRYVEEELSQLREALDQGTLFYAQGNKVHDMEQHFARITGTKHAVATSSGTASIHTAIMAAGISPDDEVIVTPITDMGSLVPILWQGAVPVFADVDPRSYVMDPKSVEKCITDKTRAVLAVHLWGNACDLDAMKSLCDKHGIFLIEDCAQAWGCTYDGKYIGSIGDIGCFSLNEFKHISCGDGGVVVTNDDNLARRLRLSTDKCYDREPGKAMRRAFFLANNYRMTELQGAVALAQSYKLESIVSRRRAWATKLNERLSDVKGILTPKPTDKCDPSWWFFMFRIDQNALKADADEFAKALQAEGLGAGAHYIAQCVYEYPLFADHSAFDHGDHPFARVSYCKGMCPVAESVLDTAITLPVNENFTDKDLEETVEAVVKVAGWFSA
- a CDS encoding pyrimidine dimer DNA glycosylase/endonuclease V encodes the protein MRIWFVSVTELDDRHLLGEHLELHVMANELISPGGGWRNHPAVRLFRGKLGALYRRHEAQVAEMQRRGFTGHKTPFPVEKIPPDQMDTEVDITAEMLEKDRHDLAYRNRLSEDHGGLSWRKVTQKTSRQP